From the genome of Pelomonas sp. SE-A7, one region includes:
- a CDS encoding lysophospholipid acyltransferase family protein codes for MFLLMRLLSRLPLRLLHVLGTGAGWLTWLLSPTYRRRFSANVAQAGLAPAQGRPAIAAAGRMIAETAWLWLRPPQQPLGSKLQWDGAELIDQALAQNKGLLLLTPHMGCFEVCAQAYAERWGASKPMTALFRPARKPWMREFVDASRARPGLLTAPANLAGVRQMIRALRSGQTVGLLPDQVPPEGLGVWVPFFGREAYTMTLAGRLVQQTGAVPVLLWGDRLSGGRGYVVRVRPAPQIASDSTPESAALAINKAMEHLILQAPGQYLWGYHRYKQPRGLDIGAAAKAGEGQNG; via the coding sequence ATGTTTTTGCTGATGCGTTTGCTGTCCCGCCTGCCGCTGCGGCTTTTGCACGTGCTGGGCACTGGGGCGGGCTGGTTGACCTGGTTGCTGTCGCCCACCTACCGCCGCCGCTTCTCTGCCAACGTGGCCCAGGCCGGCCTGGCCCCGGCCCAGGGCCGGCCGGCCATTGCGGCGGCCGGCCGCATGATTGCCGAGACGGCCTGGCTGTGGCTGCGTCCACCGCAGCAGCCGCTCGGCAGCAAGCTGCAGTGGGATGGGGCGGAGCTGATCGACCAGGCCCTGGCCCAGAACAAGGGCCTGCTGCTGCTGACGCCGCACATGGGCTGTTTCGAGGTCTGCGCCCAGGCCTATGCCGAGCGATGGGGCGCGTCCAAGCCGATGACGGCGCTGTTCCGGCCGGCCCGCAAGCCCTGGATGCGCGAGTTCGTTGATGCCTCGCGGGCCCGGCCGGGTCTGCTGACCGCCCCGGCCAACCTGGCAGGCGTGCGCCAGATGATCCGCGCCCTGCGCTCGGGCCAGACCGTGGGGCTGCTGCCCGACCAGGTGCCGCCGGAGGGCCTGGGCGTCTGGGTGCCCTTCTTCGGCCGTGAGGCCTACACCATGACCCTGGCCGGCCGCCTGGTGCAGCAGACCGGCGCCGTGCCGGTGCTGCTTTGGGGTGACCGGCTCAGTGGCGGCCGTGGTTATGTGGTGCGGGTGCGACCCGCGCCACAGATTGCGTCCGATTCCACGCCAGAATCCGCTGCCCTGGCGATCAACAAGGCAATGGAACATTTGATCCTGCAGGCCCCGGGCCAATACCTCTGGGGCTACCACCGCTACAAGCAGCCGCGCGGGCTGGACATTGGCGCTGCCGCGAAAGCTGGCGAGGGTCAGAACGGATGA